One Micromonospora sp. FIMYZ51 genomic window carries:
- a CDS encoding PadR family transcriptional regulator, with protein sequence MDTPLREPTFLILTALAREPMHGYAIIGEVAALSAGRLALRPGTLYGALDRLTDAGLVELDREETVDGRLRRYYRLSATGDATLTAETERLRRNVEAASARLRARQVRLVNPGTAGGLA encoded by the coding sequence GTGGACACACCGTTGCGCGAACCCACGTTCCTCATCCTCACCGCACTGGCCCGCGAGCCGATGCACGGCTACGCGATCATCGGCGAGGTCGCCGCCCTCTCCGCCGGGCGGCTCGCGCTGCGGCCTGGCACCCTCTACGGCGCGCTGGACCGGCTCACCGACGCGGGCCTGGTGGAACTCGACCGGGAGGAGACCGTCGACGGGCGGTTGCGCCGCTACTACCGCCTCTCCGCGACCGGGGACGCCACCCTCACCGCCGAGACCGAGCGGCTGCGGCGCAACGTCGAGGCGGCCAGCGCCCGGCTACGCGCCCGCCAGGTCCGGTTGGTGAACCCGGGTACCGCCGGAGGGCTGGCATGA
- the glnA gene encoding type I glutamate--ammonia ligase yields the protein MFANPEELLRYLKNEDVKFVDVRFCDLPGVMQHFNLPVESVDDDLFTNGLAFDGSSIRGFQAIHESDMLLLPDVATAFIDPFRAQKTLALNFFIHDPFTREAYSRDPRNVAKKAEAYLAASGIADTAYFGAEAEFYIFDSIRHETSAHQSFYYIDSIEGAWNTGREEEGGNRGYKTAYKGGYFPVPPVDHYADLRDSIVRRLVDTGFTVERSHHEVGTAGQAEINYKFSTLLHAADQLQLFKYIVKNEAWANGKTATFMPKPLFGDNGSGMHTHQSLWLGGEPLFYDETGYAGLSDTARWYIGGLLHHAPSLLAFTNPTVNSYRRLVPGFEAPVNLVYSQRNRSACTRIPVTGSNPKAKRVEFRVPDPSANVYLAFSAMMMAGLDGIKSKIEPPAPIDKDLYDLPPEEWGDVKQVPGSLPEVLNALEADHDYLLDGGVFTPDLISTWVDWKRANEVDPVRLRPTPHEFAMYYDC from the coding sequence GTGTTCGCCAATCCCGAGGAACTCCTGCGTTACCTCAAGAATGAGGACGTGAAGTTCGTCGACGTACGTTTCTGTGACCTGCCCGGCGTGATGCAGCACTTCAACCTGCCGGTGGAGTCCGTCGACGATGATCTCTTCACCAACGGTCTCGCCTTCGACGGTTCGTCGATCCGGGGCTTTCAGGCGATTCACGAGTCGGACATGCTCCTGCTCCCGGACGTCGCGACCGCCTTCATCGACCCGTTCCGCGCGCAGAAGACCCTCGCGCTGAACTTCTTCATCCACGACCCGTTCACCCGGGAGGCGTACAGCCGCGACCCGCGTAACGTGGCGAAGAAGGCCGAGGCGTACCTGGCGGCCAGCGGCATCGCCGACACCGCCTACTTCGGTGCCGAGGCGGAGTTCTACATCTTCGACTCGATCCGCCACGAGACCTCGGCGCACCAGTCGTTCTACTACATCGACTCGATCGAGGGCGCCTGGAACACCGGCCGCGAGGAAGAGGGCGGCAACCGCGGTTACAAGACCGCGTACAAGGGCGGCTACTTCCCGGTGCCGCCGGTCGACCACTACGCCGACCTGCGGGACAGCATCGTGCGCCGGCTGGTCGACACCGGCTTCACGGTGGAACGGTCGCACCACGAGGTCGGCACCGCCGGCCAGGCGGAAATCAACTACAAGTTCTCCACCCTGCTGCACGCCGCCGACCAGCTCCAGCTCTTCAAGTACATCGTGAAGAACGAGGCCTGGGCCAACGGCAAGACCGCCACCTTCATGCCGAAGCCGCTCTTCGGCGACAACGGCTCCGGCATGCACACCCACCAGAGCCTCTGGCTGGGCGGCGAGCCGCTGTTCTACGACGAGACCGGTTACGCCGGCCTCTCGGACACCGCCCGCTGGTACATCGGTGGCCTGCTGCACCACGCGCCGTCGCTGCTGGCCTTCACCAACCCGACGGTCAACTCGTACCGTCGCCTGGTGCCGGGCTTCGAGGCGCCGGTCAACCTGGTCTACTCGCAGCGCAACCGCTCCGCCTGCACCCGCATCCCGGTCACCGGCAGCAACCCGAAGGCCAAGCGGGTCGAGTTCCGGGTGCCGGACCCGTCGGCAAACGTCTACCTCGCCTTCTCGGCGATGATGATGGCCGGTCTGGACGGCATCAAGAGCAAGATCGAGCCGCCGGCCCCGATCGACAAGGACCTCTACGACCTCCCGCCGGAGGAGTGGGGCGACGTCAAGCAGGTGCCGGGCTCGCTGCCCGAGGTGCTCAACGCGCTGGAGGCCGACCACGACTACCTGCTCGACGGTGGCGTCTTCACCCCCGATCTGATCTCCACCTGGGTGGACTGGAAGCGGGCCAACGAGGTCGACCCGGTGCGTCTGCGCCCGACCCCGCACGAGTTCGCGATGTACTACGACTGCTGA
- the mptB gene encoding polyprenol phosphomannose-dependent alpha 1,6 mannosyltransferase MptB, translating into MPHHLVRWIGLAGSVMLAVAAFLGGALPDGDLRPTPLRIWQGANGPLIIGLWLFGTVAMSVAWWVLRDRVPSARWALITAGLWLLPFLVTPPLGSRDAYAYACQGASYSNGINPYEYGVSTLPCPWLDTMSYIWRDTPAPYGPLFVVLSGAVVAATGSLLGSIALFRVLAVAGVVLTAACLPVLARRCGVPVERALWLALASPIVGVHLISGVHNDALMVGLLVAGLAVVVSRPGRRWPLLAGGVVLGLAAGIKVTALVVVPFAALAAIAGGFSLRGLLRDGTPVVAGTVATLLGVTAAAGLDFGWITGLSHGNEVIAWTSPPTAIGQTIGYLAVPFGLHVDALPVTRAIAVVVLAAVLVWLWFRARHREPLWHAGLALTATVALAPLYHPWYWFWPLAVLAATAHRTWWFSAVTVFSAFHVLADGTGLPRYTKTVGAPLMTLFVIVVAVRLVRSARAARRPVPAD; encoded by the coding sequence GTGCCCCATCACCTCGTGCGCTGGATCGGACTCGCCGGCTCGGTCATGCTCGCCGTGGCCGCGTTCCTCGGCGGCGCCCTGCCCGACGGAGACCTGCGGCCGACTCCGCTGAGGATCTGGCAGGGCGCTAACGGCCCGCTGATCATCGGGTTGTGGCTCTTCGGCACGGTAGCCATGTCGGTCGCCTGGTGGGTGCTGCGCGACCGGGTGCCGTCGGCCCGGTGGGCCCTGATCACCGCCGGGCTGTGGCTGCTGCCGTTCCTGGTCACGCCGCCGCTGGGCAGCCGCGACGCCTACGCGTACGCCTGCCAGGGGGCCAGCTACTCCAACGGCATCAACCCGTACGAGTACGGGGTGTCCACCCTGCCATGCCCCTGGCTGGACACCATGTCGTACATCTGGCGGGACACCCCGGCACCGTACGGACCGCTCTTCGTGGTGCTCTCGGGTGCGGTGGTGGCCGCGACCGGCTCGCTGCTCGGCAGCATCGCGCTGTTCCGGGTGCTCGCGGTGGCCGGCGTGGTGTTGACCGCGGCCTGCCTGCCGGTGCTGGCCCGGCGTTGTGGCGTGCCCGTCGAGCGGGCGCTCTGGCTGGCCCTGGCGAGCCCGATCGTGGGGGTGCACCTGATCTCCGGGGTGCACAACGATGCGCTGATGGTCGGGCTGCTGGTGGCCGGGCTGGCGGTGGTGGTCAGCCGGCCGGGCCGGCGCTGGCCGCTGCTGGCCGGCGGAGTGGTGCTCGGCCTGGCCGCCGGGATCAAGGTGACCGCGCTTGTGGTGGTCCCGTTCGCGGCGCTCGCTGCGATCGCTGGCGGCTTCTCGCTGCGCGGACTGCTGCGCGACGGTACGCCGGTGGTCGCCGGGACGGTCGCCACGCTGCTCGGGGTGACCGCCGCGGCCGGGCTGGACTTCGGTTGGATCACCGGCCTGTCGCACGGCAACGAGGTGATCGCCTGGACCTCGCCGCCGACCGCGATCGGGCAGACCATCGGTTATCTGGCGGTGCCGTTCGGCCTGCACGTCGACGCGCTGCCGGTGACCCGGGCAATCGCCGTGGTGGTGCTGGCGGCGGTGCTGGTCTGGCTCTGGTTCCGGGCCCGGCACCGCGAACCGCTCTGGCACGCCGGGCTGGCGCTTACCGCGACGGTGGCGTTGGCTCCGCTGTACCACCCGTGGTACTGGTTCTGGCCGCTGGCCGTGCTCGCCGCCACCGCCCACCGCACCTGGTGGTTCAGCGCGGTGACCGTCTTCTCCGCCTTCCACGTGCTGGCCGACGGCACCGGGCTGCCCCGGTACACCAAGACGGTGGGTGCGCCGCTGATGACGCTGTTCGTGATCGTGGTGGCCGTTCGCTTGGTACGGTCGGCTCGGGCGGCCCGTCGCCCGGTTCCCGCCGACTGA
- a CDS encoding RDD family protein, with translation MDPAFTPADLGRRFGALVIDWVLCLLAAGLFASPARDAWAPVVVLIVEYAIFLGLFAQTPGMYLTRIRCVDWTDGGRIGVLRGLLRGVLLALVVPVLLMDQHRRGLHDRLAGSVVTPATR, from the coding sequence GTGGACCCCGCCTTCACCCCGGCCGACCTGGGCCGACGATTCGGCGCGCTGGTCATCGACTGGGTGCTCTGCCTGCTCGCGGCGGGCCTGTTCGCCAGCCCGGCCCGGGACGCCTGGGCGCCGGTCGTCGTGCTGATCGTGGAGTACGCCATCTTCCTCGGCCTGTTCGCGCAGACCCCCGGCATGTACCTGACCCGGATCCGCTGCGTCGACTGGACCGACGGCGGCCGGATCGGGGTGCTCCGGGGCCTGCTGCGCGGCGTGCTCCTGGCGCTCGTCGTGCCGGTCCTGCTGATGGACCAGCACCGTCGGGGCCTGCACGACCGCCTGGCCGGCTCGGTCGTCACGCCGGCCACCCGCTGA
- the mptB gene encoding polyprenol phosphomannose-dependent alpha 1,6 mannosyltransferase MptB, whose protein sequence is MTEPGAARPTGRDRALRYTGLAGALLLAVAGRLGGALPATTTSSPGNGPLAVALWLLGTAAMVGAWWALRGGAPSTRWAYVTAGLWALPLLVTAPLGSRDVYSYACQGWVYADGGDPYATGVGAASCPWLAAVAPVWRDTPAPYGPFFVLLAALAVLIGGGLAGTVLLLRLLAVAGLLAAAACLPGLARAAGVPPRRAVWLLLACPLVGVHLVAGAHNDAVLLGLLLPALLLLLRRPGGPGAVRVAGSDGPAAVRVAGAMTAVGWLLGAGVLLGLAVSVKATAVVVLPFAALLAVPGRPTLPALLRYGGPLVVGALGGLVLSSLLAGLGPGWLAGLGHSGDTVQWTSPPTAVGMVVDYAGDLIGRQPDAVPVARVVGLLLLAAFLLLLWGRAWAELRGDPGATGVPRIDSARVGLVGAGLALAATVVLAPVFHPWYAIWPLAVLAVAVHRTTWFVLPCAAASFLALPDGTNLARLVKAPGAVAMTMLVLAAVLWALRRPSRLLRSLRPPAGVAG, encoded by the coding sequence GTGACCGAGCCCGGCGCCGCCCGCCCCACCGGCCGCGATCGGGCCCTGCGCTACACCGGACTGGCCGGCGCGCTGCTGCTCGCGGTCGCCGGACGTCTCGGCGGCGCGCTGCCGGCCACCACCACGTCGAGCCCCGGCAACGGTCCGCTGGCCGTGGCGCTGTGGCTGCTCGGCACCGCCGCCATGGTCGGTGCCTGGTGGGCGCTGCGCGGCGGTGCCCCGTCGACCCGGTGGGCGTACGTCACCGCCGGGCTGTGGGCGTTGCCCCTGCTGGTCACCGCCCCACTCGGCAGCCGGGACGTCTACTCGTACGCCTGCCAGGGCTGGGTGTACGCCGACGGCGGCGACCCGTACGCCACCGGGGTGGGCGCGGCCAGCTGCCCCTGGCTGGCGGCGGTCGCGCCGGTGTGGCGGGACACCCCGGCACCGTACGGTCCGTTCTTCGTGCTGCTCGCCGCGTTGGCCGTGCTGATCGGTGGTGGCCTGGCCGGCACGGTGCTGCTGTTGCGGTTGCTGGCGGTGGCCGGGTTGCTGGCCGCGGCGGCCTGCCTGCCCGGCCTGGCCCGGGCGGCGGGCGTGCCGCCCCGGCGGGCGGTCTGGCTGCTGCTGGCCTGTCCACTGGTCGGCGTGCACCTGGTGGCCGGCGCGCACAACGACGCGGTGCTGCTCGGCCTGCTCCTGCCCGCCCTGCTGCTCCTGCTCCGCCGACCAGGCGGGCCGGGCGCGGTGCGGGTGGCGGGATCGGATGGGCCGGCTGCGGTGCGGGTGGCGGGCGCGATGACGGCCGTCGGGTGGTTACTGGGTGCCGGGGTGCTGCTCGGGCTGGCGGTGTCGGTGAAGGCCACCGCCGTGGTGGTGCTGCCGTTCGCGGCACTGCTCGCCGTGCCCGGTCGACCAACCCTGCCGGCGTTACTGCGCTACGGTGGCCCGCTCGTCGTCGGGGCGCTCGGCGGATTGGTGCTCTCCTCGTTGCTCGCCGGTCTCGGGCCGGGGTGGCTTGCCGGACTGGGCCACAGCGGCGACACCGTGCAGTGGACCTCGCCGCCCACCGCGGTCGGCATGGTCGTCGACTATGCCGGTGACCTGATCGGCCGGCAGCCCGACGCGGTACCCGTGGCCCGGGTCGTCGGCCTGCTGCTGCTGGCCGCGTTCCTGCTGCTCCTCTGGGGGCGTGCCTGGGCGGAACTGCGCGGTGACCCAGGCGCGACCGGCGTCCCCAGGATCGATTCGGCGAGGGTGGGGCTGGTCGGGGCGGGGTTGGCGCTGGCTGCCACGGTGGTGCTCGCGCCGGTTTTCCATCCCTGGTACGCGATCTGGCCGCTGGCGGTGCTCGCGGTGGCGGTGCACCGGACCACCTGGTTCGTGCTGCCGTGTGCGGCGGCGTCCTTCCTCGCCCTGCCGGACGGCACCAACCTGGCCCGGCTGGTGAAGGCACCCGGCGCGGTGGCGATGACGATGCTGGTGCTGGCTGCCGTGCTCTGGGCACTGCGTCGCCCGTCCCGCCTGCTCCGCTCTCTCCGCCCACCGGCCGGGGTGGCCGGGTGA
- a CDS encoding TetR/AcrR family transcriptional regulator, which yields MAVTRTPRDRWIEEGLLVLAEGGPEAVRVEVLAKRLGVTKGGFYGFFDDRDALLRAMLDVWERESTDEVIARVQREGGDPRSQIQRAGVLTFSGSRLLPIDLAIRSWARRDETVAERLRAVDNRRMALLRQMIGAFYSDPEEIEARALLAFCMAIGVHFLAADHEQRTRSEVAQRAVDLLFDRAPRSAAAETAARKP from the coding sequence GTGGCTGTCACCCGCACGCCCCGCGACAGGTGGATCGAGGAGGGCCTGCTGGTCTTGGCCGAGGGCGGCCCGGAGGCGGTCCGGGTCGAGGTGCTCGCGAAGCGGCTCGGCGTCACCAAGGGCGGTTTCTATGGCTTCTTCGACGACCGTGACGCGCTGCTCCGCGCGATGCTCGACGTGTGGGAGCGCGAGAGCACGGACGAAGTGATCGCGCGCGTCCAGCGTGAGGGTGGCGACCCGCGCAGCCAGATCCAGCGGGCCGGCGTGCTCACCTTCTCGGGTAGCCGGTTGCTGCCGATCGACCTCGCGATCCGCAGCTGGGCCCGGCGCGACGAGACGGTCGCCGAGCGGCTGCGCGCGGTGGACAACCGGCGGATGGCGCTGCTGCGCCAGATGATCGGCGCCTTCTATTCGGACCCGGAGGAGATCGAGGCCCGCGCCCTGCTCGCCTTCTGCATGGCGATTGGCGTGCACTTCCTGGCCGCCGATCACGAGCAGCGCACCCGGAGTGAAGTTGCGCAGCGTGCGGTCGACCTGTTGTTCGATCGCGCGCCCCGATCCGCGGCGGCCGAAACGGCGGCACGCAAGCCCTGA
- a CDS encoding SGNH/GDSL hydrolase family protein, which yields MTALDRPIATIQGLWLKATIKMAPPAAGPTTGTVGTSMARQPLRVAVLGDSTAAGCGVDNHDESFTGWLARELASRTQRPVQWQVVGQFGATARRIRYRLLSQIGAESDAAVLLAGGNDVMGGRHPNEWAADLAAIVDELIKRSGHVIVAGIPPFALFPSVPQALGRVLTARAEALDAVSRDICRTRPCTTWVTITEIPPRHFFATDRFHLSAAGYRRWAQVVADHIPV from the coding sequence ATGACGGCATTGGACCGGCCGATCGCCACGATCCAGGGCTTGTGGCTCAAGGCCACCATCAAGATGGCCCCGCCGGCGGCCGGGCCGACCACCGGCACGGTCGGAACGTCCATGGCGCGCCAGCCCTTGCGCGTCGCCGTCCTCGGCGACTCCACTGCGGCCGGGTGTGGGGTCGACAACCACGACGAGAGTTTCACCGGGTGGCTCGCCCGTGAGTTGGCCTCGCGCACGCAGCGGCCCGTCCAGTGGCAGGTGGTCGGCCAGTTCGGCGCCACCGCGCGTCGGATCCGCTACCGGCTGCTGTCGCAGATCGGTGCGGAGTCCGATGCGGCTGTCCTCCTGGCCGGCGGCAACGACGTCATGGGCGGCCGGCACCCCAACGAGTGGGCCGCGGACCTGGCGGCCATCGTCGACGAACTGATCAAGCGCTCCGGCCACGTGATCGTGGCCGGCATCCCGCCGTTCGCACTGTTTCCGTCGGTCCCCCAGGCCCTCGGCCGGGTGCTTACCGCGCGTGCCGAGGCACTCGACGCGGTCTCGCGCGACATCTGCCGGACGCGCCCGTGCACCACCTGGGTCACGATCACCGAAATCCCGCCGCGGCATTTCTTCGCCACGGACCGATTCCATCTTTCGGCGGCCGGCTACCGGCGCTGGGCCCAGGTTGTCGCCGACCACATTCCGGTCTGA